Genomic DNA from Hordeum vulgare subsp. vulgare chromosome 2H, MorexV3_pseudomolecules_assembly, whole genome shotgun sequence:
TTTTTTAGATGTAATGTAACAGCAAATCCCTATTTGAATTTGTAACAATTCCCCTAACTAACTAGAGTACTAAACTATAGAGCTAAACTACCTCCGCCTAAAGCACACAAATAACTTCTGCTATGAGATGCTACAAAGATTCGAAGTGGTAAACCAGTTTCTTATTACTACCGTAGGTAGTGGAAAAAAATGTACAAAGCCCCTTTCTGTCGTAAAACATGAAAAGTTACACTAATCCCCAAAGTGCCTTCACTGCCAATGACATCAGGGTAATTAAGAAAGATTCATTATGCAACTAAGTAACTAACCCTATATTGCCAAGCAGTACAATAAGTTAAACAGAGAATGTCAAATAATGCACCATATCAGAATTGAAAATTGGAACTTAAAACCAACATGAAGTAAATATAAGAAAGGTCAAAGTGATCTTACAAGACTACCAAAACCAACATAAATGGGTTTGTCACCCGCTTCAAGCCATTTCACAAGTTCTTCAGATGGTACGTAATCAGACGCAAGATCGAGGAAGCAAAACCCAACAACATCAATCTTGGGGCCCCAGTCTGCATTCAAAATATATGACACCTTTAACATTGAGCTACAAACCAttcacaacaacaaaatattgaTTTGAGGATAAACTTCATCTGAAAGTTCCAATGTTTTAGTTTTCTCAACAAGCTACTCCAGAATTCACAACTATAGTTATAATCTCAACACGAATTATAGAAGCTCCATAAATAATTAGCAGTGATAAGACATGTACATATTCTAGCAAGTAATGAGCATTACCTTATAATGTTAAATTTTAAATAACAGCATTTCCTGAATTTTCAATCTATTAGCTTGCAGTAAAGAGGCAATTGAGATGCAACTGCTCAATTAGTGGCACCCACAATTTTAAGCTTGCTAATATATTGACAAATCTGAAGGAGAACTGCAATGACTCAAGCATGCAACATTACTGGTGCCATAACAATTAGCTACTTAACTTACCagattcaattcttataaatactagcAAAAGGATGGTATTATACGAAAAAACTAAAGAAAGGAGAAATGCAAGATAAGACCAAATGGACCTTGTACTATCTTGACTTATAAAATGGCAAAGAAACAAGATCATTCAACCATATTAATATATTTTAGCTTTGGCAAATGGCAATTGACACAATAAAAAACGACAAGGTTAAGCATGGTCTAGTTTCAGCTCAAATTAATATTAATCAAACACCTTTTGGTTTTGGGACAAGATGAGGGCTCCAGATGTATCCATGAGGAATATCACTTCCAGAACCCTGTGCACCACTTAGGTATGTTACTGAACGCAGCTTCAACTTCTTTTTCCTGAATTCATTTATCATATCACGTATCCCAAGCCAAATCATAGAGTCAACAATTTGGTAAGAAAGCTGCAAGAGCAAACAAACACTAGAAGGTATCAGATCAGATCAGGAAATAATACTATTTCAAGAAATAACATATAGGGTGCATGTTCGAAAAGATGCATGCGGCCAGTTAGGTTGAGATACAGATTATGGTTGCAAAAGCTGAAGCCAGACAGAACATACCAGCAAACAAACCAATAAATGATGCAAAAGCAAAAAAGGTCAACATGCCAAGCTTTACTACAATTAGTTGAAATACGTTTGGATAATATCCTTTTTCAATTGGGTATGGCTTTAACCATTCCTGGAGCCCACCAACTAGTGACATATTTTAGTTACTGGTCGTATCGTCAATATACCAAGTTTcattgcaaacccaagataaaatgGTTCCTCTCAAAACATACTCGATACTTACAGGTCCTGAAGGCAGCGCCAAGAAAGAATTTAGTTGTGGAAAGAATCTATTTGAATGCAATTACAAGGAACCAACTCCTCATCATTTATGAGAAGTTGAAAGCTGAAGATTTACCTATAAACATACATCCGCAACAAGCTGTATAAACAGAACAATTTTATGGATGAAAGAAACATAGGGATTCGGTCTATCTTTTGCAATATTGCTTTCACTTTCACCAAAAATGACGAATTAACCAGCCTTGCCTCGATGCTTCGAAAGTACTAATAGTTTAATACTGTAGGTTTTCCTAATTTTTATAGCATGAAACCACATGACCAACTATAGGTTTCATATATAACCAAGCTTCAGGACATATGTGCATGAACTACTCAATTGGGATTCGCTACAGCAAAAAAGAAAACACCCGAGTGATGTACTCCATAGGATCAAATGGACCAAACTTCGTTCATAAACAAGGTGGAAGAAAAATAATAACAGATGGCAGAGTTTTCCTTCAGCAAGTTAACACAGGTACATGGCAGATAGCACCACACAACAAAATCTATCATCTCCTCCCTCAGCAAGTGGCAAGTTAACACAGGTACATGGCAGAAGCACCACACAACAAAATATCATCATTTCCTCCCTCAGCAAGTGGCAAGTTAACACAGGTACATGGCAAATAGCACGACACAACAAAATATCATCATCTCCTCCCTCAACAAGTGGCAAGTTAACACAGGTACATGGCAAATAGCACGACACAACAAAATATCATCATCTCCTCCCTCAGCAAGTGGCAAGTTAACACAGGTACATGGCAAATAGCACGACACAACAAAATATCATCATCTCCTCCCTCAGCAAGTGGCAAGTTAACACAGGTACATGGCAAATAGCACGACACAACAAAATCTCAAAATCACAGTTAAAGCAGAGATCAAGTCGAATCCTTCTTGGAGAGGGCCTCCTCCCGGGCCTGCAGGGCCCTCTCCCGCGCATCCTGCTGCACGGAGATTCCTGCACAAGCTTTCTCCCCCGCCTCTAGGTCGGCGAGTCTCTTCTTCTCTTCGGGGCTAAGGACCTCGCCCAGAACCTTGTACAGGTCGATGCGCACCTTCGAGATCTCCTAAGACACGAGGACTTGAGCGCAATCGCGGGTGGCCCTTTCGGTCGTGTAGCGGAAGGCGAACACCGCGGCGACGCCGCCACCCACCGTCAGGCCGAGAACAGAGAAGGCAACGCGCATGGCAACTTTCAGAGCATCCAGATCGTCCTTGGACGCGCGATCCGCGGCCGTGTTGGCAGCGCCGGCGAGCGCCGCGTTCGCTCGGCCAAGTGCCGTGGAGAGGATCGAGTGCCTCTCGATTGAGGTCATCTCCCAGCGGTCCATACGTGAATGGAGGCGGGCGATGGCATCTCCCTCGCAGAAATGACGTCGAGGCGCGTGGATGGCGGGCGAGGTGGGGTGGAGCGCGAGCGCGCGGCGGACGAGGGCTTCAGCGAAGCCACGCAGACACATCGCGCGGAgagacatggcggcggcggcggcgccaaaCCCTAACCCTGGAAATGTGTGAGCGAGATTTGCGGGCGCCTCATGTTATATTATAGGGCGCGTGGGCCGGTTTTATGGCCGGTGTGTttccttttctttccttttcttagGGCTAGGGcagtgcacatttttccaaagggacacctaataaaattaaattttactagtacaaatgcacgtgcgttgcaccgggtaaaaataaaatataaaatatgtttgtTATGCCATTATGCGACATTAATTGAAATAAATGTATATAATAGTGTTaaatgttttcttttaaaatattaGGTAATGCTTACATAAAAACTGATGAATTTTTTTATAATAGTTAAAAAAAAttattaatttttaaaatttgttGTAAGAGATAAATTGTTAATTGTTTTTCCAAAGGATTTTTTTATAATGTGATAATAACGTTTTTTTTATTGGAAATGTCATTTGTGTGTAcaacatattttccataaatattttttcaatattatttttttattgtttttagcAAAACTTGCTTCATGTGTTATTGTGTATCATTTTTATATGGATTTTTAATAATTGTCGATGATAAGGTTAAATGTTAAatgtttaaaaaaaaatattgttttaatgaatttccaaaaaaattttgaaaatgtttttTTTAATAAATATGTTTTTGTTCATTTTGTGAATTTTGGGCTTGGGCCAAACGACTTGCAGTACAATAACAATTGATGTTATGAAAAAAAAGGCATTGTCGTTTGGTAGACAAATTGcagcatcatctctcccatcccaTTTCATCTCTTCCTAGTAATATATGCCCGTGTGTTGCAACATAAAATTTACGAATTAGCCTTGGAGATGCCCTAAAGTTGCTGATGGAGGACCAATTGCTTTACCCACTTTAACATTAAGAGTCCTTTTAGTAAAGTATGTGGGTTGTTTTGTAAAAAAATAGTACCTAATTCACCACGAGCATATTCTGATGCAACTTCCGGGCCATTTCCATGTGTGTGATCGATAGAAAGAGAAGACTCGACCAAAAAAAATGATGTGGTAGCGGTGCTTGGGACCCAGGTAGTGGACGTGTGTGCTCACCTCTCCTCCTGATCAGATAGATATTCCCAATCTCAGCGAAGCACACCTCTCCTCCGAGATCCCACCATTTCCTTCTCCAAGAGCTCGGACCAGCCACCCCCCGCGGTGATCTAATCCTCCTCCCAGATCCCCCATCTCCCGAGCGTGTCCCGGCATCCTCGCCCAGGATGCATGCCAGCTCTTGTTTACGCATCGGAGTGTCCGTCGAGCGAAGGCGGCCATCTCCCGCATGCTCGACCCAGAGTGGGCTCGACCCCGGCGGCGATCTGCAGCAGGGACTGGGCTCGATCCCGCTTCGATTCGATTCAGGGAGAGGTGCCAGATCCCGTCACCGCTGACTAAGGTGAGGCGCGAGCGGTCGGAGATACAATACAGCCCAAGTCCCACGCGGAGAAGACCGACGCCGGTGAGCCACTGTTTCTTACCTGTTCGTCGCCCCCCTGTTTCCTTCCTGCTCCTCTGCAACTCTCCCTCTCTCAGTTCGTGTCTCTTTGTTTTCTGCAGGAGCTCCGTGTCGCCGAGTCTCTCCGTTGTGTGCGCTCGGTCGAGCCGTCggacctccttctccctctcctccctttCGTGCTCTCCTGATGCAGAGCCGCCATGGCTGCCTAGGAACAAGCTCAGCCACTGGATGCTCCATATCCATCCCCGCATCATGTTGAACTGCTGTTTATTTCAGTTTGCCACTGACTATATTATTCATCGAGAACACAAGTAGTCTTGTGAGATTCTTGAAGGCAGAAAATGTGCTGATCAATCTATAGAGTAAAAGTTCTGTAGCACTATGAATTAATTTTAGCAATTGAGTTGTTGTGCACGTGAAAAGATTTAAACTGGCCATGCTCCAATCCCAATTTGATGGATACCTAGGAACTTGCATACGCACCGAAAGATATACTGGCTATTTTATCTTTGTCATCGTCGCCAAGGAAAGATATATCTTGTTGCAGATGGGATGCATGTCCGATAAGATTGAGTATTTGAGATGCACCCGGCTCAACATAGTTGGCTTTATAGTTTTTGTTTGCGGGAAGAATCTATAGTTTcttatccttatcttttatgcagACTACATATCAATATTTTTTCTAACGGTAATTTTGTAGATATACAGTTCATGCAAGTTTCTGAATGTGTTTGTGTGGTGATGATGGGGAGCTGAATCGATAGTCTTGCTTGAATTTTTTTTATGAACTACATGATGCAGGCCCATGATCCTTGAGGTTGTATCTTATTGGGGTGCTAATCTGATTGTGTTTGAACCAGTTTGTTGAAACTGTTATTAGTCAGAGAAGCAGTTACTGAAATTGCTTTAGTCTGAAAAATAGTTAACTGAAACTGTTAGTGCGTAAATGTCTGAAACTGTTTGTCTTGTAGATAACCGATGTAGTCTGTGGCTAGATGGTTATTGCACACAAACATTGATATGGAAAGTGTTGGTTTCAAACCACTCACAATCAACAGATCATTTCAGTACTTCTGTTTGGTACTGTTTAGCCATAAAAGCTTAGTTCCTTGCTAACAGTTAAGGGTTTACATATCTCACTCTTGGGTTTCTATAGTTGAATAACCATTTCCCATTTTTTGAAATGGCATACCAAGGATTTGCTAGCAGTGATCCAGAGAGAGATGGCAATGCAATCCATATATTCCTTGAAGATGGACACCAAATTGGATGTGCTCAGTCATATGCAAAGAACATGGGTCTTTATGGACACAGAGCGGGATGTCTGAGGTATCCTATTGACCACTTCTAGTTATCCTTGAAACATATATCATGATGCGCACTGATATCAACTTGCTCAAGTAACCACATGATGATAGCATCTTCCATTTAAGCATATGTCCAGTCTTAAGTGGCAGAGAACCTCCTCAATATATTTACAATTGTGTTAAGCTGTTTATGAACAAAGTTCAGGAAcagtatatatattatatatacatgcaggtGGTGCAGAGTTTCAAGAGGCTCATAATGTCTTAGAAAAAAACTGAACGCAAAAGACTAAAAAAAATACTCCTACTATTCATCGTAGTCCTTTTTTTCTCTCGTGAGTAGTCCAGACTCGACACATAGCTATCGTTCCTTGACCGTATATCTCATCTATCAACTTTTCCCGATCCCTCCGGCATGTCGCCGCTGTCCTTAACACCTCCATCACCCAGCCTCATCAAGCTGCCATCTCCACGCACATCACATCATCCTCTTCATCTTCTCTCTGACACCTCTCTAATGAATTCCTTCATGCCCATTGTCAGATCTGGAGGTTGCCGTCGCAGAAAATAGGTCCTATGAAAAAGGTTAGCTTTCAGGTTTGTTTCAGCATGTTTTTGATCGACAACTTCATACCTTGGACAAATGGTCAGGCTAGCGTATGTGATAAGCAATGCAATGTGAAATATAAACACTTTAGTTTATCCTAAGCATTACCTATTTGGTGAGGACTTCCTTGTAGACAATATTTTTCGTATAGGTCTCGCTTGTACtcgtcttcttatccttctttacctttgtgcatttgTTGATTGTACCGGtgttttttttcttctggttgttcACATCATGCGTACCTGCTAGTACCTTAATGTTTGATGTCGTTGTTGCTCTAGAAAGCGCTACATATAGTTGACCATGTGAGAAAACCAGTTCAGGAAGGTAGACGTCGACATTCGGTATTGTCTGACCTTGTGATTTTTTTATTGTCATTGCAAAACTTAGCCTGATCGGAAACTGTTTCCTCTTGAAACTGAACGGGAACATGTCATCGTCAGAGGGGCATAATGGTATTCGAGGCAGGAAAACTCGCATTCCAGAGTGCTGTCCCACCACAATCTCTGCGTCAATTGTATTTTTTAGAAAGCTGCGTACGACCAACCTTGTGTCGTTGCATAGTCCATTAGCACGGTCGATGTTCCTGAGTAGTATGATTGGACAATTTTTTTTGAGCTTCAACATATGTGGAGGCAGTCCATTTGGGGTGAGAGTGTTTAGGAACTCTGGTGGATAGTAGTTATGTGGGTCGTCTTCTACTGAATCGAAGCTGTGGTATACCATCTCCTCCCCCTGGAAGCGATCAATCATTTTTAGGTTGATTCTGTCTACAGAATCGTTCCTTGTGGATAAAATTGCTCTTGACGTGATGTACTTGGATCTTTTAGGGAAGCATTGTCCGTTTGGTAGACATTGT
This window encodes:
- the LOC123425849 gene encoding uncharacterized protein LOC123425849, which encodes MSLRAMCLRGFAEALVRRALALHPTSPAIHAPRRHFCEGDAIARLHSRMDRWEMTSIERHSILSTALGRANAALAGAANTAADRASKDDLDALKVAMRVAFSVLGLTVGGGVAAVFAFRYTTERATRDCAQVLVS